Proteins encoded by one window of Nitrincola iocasae:
- a CDS encoding diguanylate cyclase — translation MELYLSANDLSDITLLQETPRSELWLAMLSSEPVVMKRSKLMVPGVSHADMLRNECDRLQQFQHEKLIAVKGITTWNDTPVLLREYFEGQPLDLLLADNSLSEHQFIRLAVALVEAVQSIHDAGFIHTRLSPEHILLSNDLVDFRILGLGQVWRRESEGQFQSDMALLNSPYQAPEQHPRSGVLVDDRSDIYALGALFYLMLTGQAPVDRQAEVLSTSGQQIQTSLQKQCPEVAPVLVRILEKMLATDRRQRYQTLEAVAVDLRICVEMSERGAPLTDFEIDHLSDVSRLFSQGEQYGREALLGSLVTTLRQAVGQPMATVLVRGASGIGKSSLVYAAQQSVADQYHFVQVKYDQYASNSPFEGLFAGLQQLLRQLLSESSEQVQRWGDIFRLALEQDAGILVEALPELALFIGQPPEVVALPAADAKVRLYRLLSRFVQTLASIDHPLCIFLDDCQWADTATLEWLENTQHEQPSVVVIMAFRDDADNMTTLLGGFLERLQGRQTLQQDISLEPLSAQMIGDLLQQRLKLSNDAAEALAMAIVEKTHGNPLYMAEYLRQCQLHRVLWFDPTALIWKLDLQQQANIPASENVVQLLAKRLVFLPNETQQVLKTAACIGNRFDSDLLKRLLPDLAVERALVNAQAGGWLMRQAPEGEYVFPHDRIQQAAYGLMDKPSLQQVHLSIAQCLADSDAVEARLLECVYHFNVALEQITDIQLLDQIGRLNLLATGVAKNNGDFHLALGYIILAMKLLLPQQTDPQLRAEVFKERAECEHLCGQQSTASSYYQQALQASTDERQRTRIYELLIKFHTDYGEFQQAFETGRKALCYLDFMVPAGFNPVNFAADYLHLKRKLRGSTIETLLALPEASDARIRDQILLLSAMQKAAYQIRPELCVALAAKQVRLCLRYGNTREAVVGYMVFGVIFLGGVRGLAVLGCKYGRLSLAMLERYNNQMQSAEVPFVYGYFAHSWLHPASDTERYWQRAFEQGLKVGDWFHAGCAVAGTLQSQLMRGQPLEQVLQQCDYFQATLQRIGALEHDQVLVGIRQVLLNLRYPSPSLPVFSHEGFDENAYLNTLSQFGSRHFAHLYYINKMWVLYFHGYYDDAAAVAVTSQGYMKDSQGMLHAAEHCFVHALILAQTLRSHDGLKMHRNHFRIKRYARQLQRWAKQCPDNFLDRAQLLQGELYRIAGRFGKALGCYQEACKTAEFYGHLNLQVIGHQLTEQLYTSQAQLLAAQCHQLEKRQLAEKWGVESRYLQARSPGAVRQAGQFDLDSLAQAVEVISQERRLPRLLETLMTILQENTLARRCVLMLQEDQQYLIQAESSVERAEIQVMQNQAYDQTADLPLRVINYVMASHEPILLDDACHYAVFANDPYFTRYQVLSVLCVPLMIQGQVKGIVYLENDTAAGVFTQDRFALLRYLGGQIAISIENALVYQKLEQKVGERTQDIERQKQELQHQYDTIRHLNQRLTEENDERKLAEQKLQNANQQLQILATTDGLTGVSNRRHFNQVLQQQYLYCKRHELPFALLICDLDEFKAYNDHYGHQAGDECLIAVAECFTSVVKRPGDLVARYGGEEFAVILSATDREGALHIAEQIHQAIKQRDLVHEVSSVASRVSMSIGLNVGLEANTDQLILRADKALYRAKSAGKNRTCVFTADD, via the coding sequence ATGGAACTGTACTTATCTGCGAATGATCTCAGTGATATAACCTTGCTGCAGGAAACGCCCAGGTCAGAGCTCTGGTTAGCGATGCTATCCTCTGAACCTGTTGTGATGAAACGCAGTAAACTCATGGTGCCGGGGGTATCTCATGCTGATATGCTTCGCAATGAGTGCGATCGGCTGCAGCAGTTCCAGCATGAAAAGCTAATCGCTGTAAAAGGGATAACAACCTGGAATGATACCCCTGTGCTGCTGCGGGAGTATTTTGAAGGCCAGCCGCTGGATCTGCTTCTGGCAGACAATTCTTTATCTGAACATCAATTTATACGTTTGGCGGTGGCGCTGGTTGAGGCGGTACAGTCTATTCATGATGCCGGATTTATACATACCCGATTATCTCCTGAACATATTCTGCTGAGTAACGATTTGGTGGATTTTCGGATTCTTGGGCTTGGGCAGGTTTGGCGGCGTGAATCAGAGGGGCAATTTCAGAGTGATATGGCCTTGCTCAATAGCCCTTATCAGGCACCAGAACAGCATCCTCGTTCAGGTGTTCTGGTGGATGATCGCAGTGATATATACGCCTTAGGTGCTTTGTTCTATCTGATGTTGACCGGGCAAGCTCCTGTCGATAGACAAGCTGAGGTGTTGTCAACGTCAGGGCAGCAGATACAGACCAGCCTGCAAAAGCAGTGTCCAGAGGTTGCGCCGGTTCTGGTGCGTATACTGGAAAAAATGCTGGCGACTGATCGGCGTCAGCGTTATCAGACCCTGGAGGCCGTAGCCGTAGATTTGCGAATCTGTGTTGAAATGTCGGAGCGTGGAGCACCGCTAACGGATTTTGAAATCGATCATCTGAGCGATGTCAGTCGGCTGTTCAGTCAGGGGGAGCAATACGGTCGGGAAGCGCTACTAGGGTCATTAGTCACTACGCTGCGTCAAGCCGTAGGCCAGCCTATGGCGACAGTTCTGGTACGGGGAGCATCGGGTATTGGTAAATCCAGTCTGGTTTATGCTGCACAGCAATCTGTCGCCGATCAATACCATTTTGTCCAGGTTAAATATGACCAGTACGCCTCCAACAGTCCGTTTGAAGGGTTGTTTGCTGGGCTACAGCAACTGTTACGTCAGTTGCTGTCCGAGTCATCTGAGCAGGTGCAACGCTGGGGTGATATTTTTCGTCTGGCCCTGGAACAAGATGCTGGCATTCTGGTAGAAGCCCTGCCTGAATTGGCCTTATTCATTGGGCAGCCTCCGGAAGTGGTGGCGCTGCCTGCGGCTGATGCTAAAGTTCGCCTTTATCGTTTGTTGAGTCGTTTTGTGCAAACCCTGGCAAGTATTGACCACCCCTTATGTATATTTCTGGATGATTGCCAGTGGGCTGATACGGCTACATTGGAATGGCTGGAAAATACCCAGCATGAGCAGCCTTCAGTCGTGGTTATCATGGCATTCAGAGATGATGCTGATAATATGACTACTCTGCTAGGCGGTTTTCTGGAGCGTCTTCAAGGGCGACAAACGCTACAACAGGATATCAGCCTGGAGCCACTCAGTGCTCAGATGATTGGTGATTTATTGCAGCAGCGCCTCAAGCTGTCAAACGACGCTGCTGAGGCGCTGGCTATGGCCATCGTTGAAAAAACTCATGGCAATCCATTGTATATGGCGGAGTATCTGCGTCAGTGCCAACTGCATCGGGTGCTTTGGTTCGATCCTACAGCGTTGATCTGGAAGCTGGACTTGCAGCAGCAGGCTAATATACCAGCTAGTGAAAATGTTGTGCAGCTATTGGCAAAGCGTCTGGTATTTTTGCCCAATGAGACGCAGCAGGTGTTGAAAACAGCCGCCTGTATCGGTAACCGCTTCGATAGCGACCTATTGAAGCGATTGCTACCTGATCTGGCCGTCGAGCGGGCGCTGGTCAATGCGCAAGCCGGTGGCTGGTTGATGCGTCAGGCCCCCGAGGGAGAGTATGTTTTTCCTCATGATCGCATACAACAGGCCGCCTATGGCCTGATGGATAAGCCGTCCCTTCAACAGGTGCATCTATCCATTGCTCAGTGTCTCGCAGACAGCGATGCAGTGGAAGCCCGGTTGTTGGAGTGTGTGTATCACTTCAATGTGGCTCTGGAGCAGATTACCGATATCCAGCTGCTGGACCAGATTGGCCGGCTGAATCTGCTTGCCACCGGGGTTGCCAAGAACAACGGTGATTTTCATCTGGCTCTGGGGTACATCATTCTGGCGATGAAACTCTTGTTGCCGCAACAAACTGATCCACAGCTCCGTGCTGAAGTCTTTAAAGAGCGCGCTGAATGTGAGCACCTTTGTGGTCAACAGTCGACAGCATCAAGCTATTATCAGCAGGCGCTACAAGCCAGTACAGATGAGCGACAGCGTACCAGAATCTATGAGCTACTGATTAAATTTCATACCGACTATGGGGAGTTTCAGCAAGCCTTTGAGACTGGCAGGAAAGCCCTGTGTTATCTCGATTTCATGGTGCCAGCTGGCTTTAATCCAGTGAATTTTGCAGCCGATTATCTGCACCTGAAACGTAAACTGCGTGGCTCCACGATAGAGACATTACTGGCCTTGCCTGAGGCCAGCGATGCGCGTATTCGTGATCAGATTTTGTTGTTGTCGGCCATGCAAAAAGCCGCCTATCAGATACGCCCTGAGCTCTGTGTGGCCCTGGCTGCCAAGCAAGTGCGTTTGTGTTTACGCTACGGTAATACCCGAGAAGCTGTGGTGGGCTATATGGTGTTCGGCGTGATTTTTCTGGGTGGCGTCCGTGGTCTTGCTGTGTTGGGGTGTAAGTATGGTCGTTTGTCGCTGGCTATGCTGGAACGTTACAACAACCAGATGCAGAGTGCTGAAGTGCCGTTTGTGTATGGTTACTTTGCACATTCCTGGTTGCATCCGGCCAGTGATACTGAACGTTACTGGCAGCGTGCTTTTGAACAAGGACTTAAAGTAGGGGACTGGTTTCATGCAGGTTGTGCGGTGGCGGGAACCTTGCAGAGTCAGTTGATGCGGGGGCAGCCGCTGGAGCAAGTGTTGCAACAGTGTGATTATTTCCAAGCAACCTTGCAGCGCATCGGCGCACTTGAACATGATCAAGTGTTGGTGGGGATTCGCCAGGTGTTACTCAACCTGCGCTATCCTTCACCCTCCTTGCCCGTGTTTAGCCATGAGGGTTTTGATGAAAACGCTTATCTGAATACATTAAGTCAGTTTGGTTCGCGTCATTTTGCCCATCTGTACTACATCAATAAAATGTGGGTGCTGTACTTTCATGGGTATTATGATGACGCCGCGGCAGTTGCCGTCACCAGTCAGGGGTACATGAAAGACAGCCAGGGCATGTTGCATGCGGCTGAGCATTGTTTTGTGCATGCGTTGATTCTGGCACAAACGCTCCGATCCCATGACGGGCTGAAAATGCACCGGAATCACTTTCGGATTAAACGTTATGCGCGGCAATTGCAGCGCTGGGCCAAGCAGTGCCCAGACAATTTTCTGGATAGAGCGCAATTGCTTCAGGGTGAGCTGTATCGCATCGCCGGGCGTTTTGGCAAAGCGCTGGGATGTTATCAGGAAGCCTGTAAAACAGCTGAATTTTACGGCCATCTTAACCTGCAAGTGATTGGACATCAGCTGACTGAACAGCTGTACACCAGTCAGGCTCAACTCTTGGCCGCCCAGTGTCATCAACTGGAAAAGCGGCAGTTGGCTGAGAAATGGGGAGTGGAGAGCCGATACCTTCAGGCAAGAAGCCCCGGTGCTGTCAGGCAGGCCGGTCAATTCGATCTAGACAGTCTCGCCCAGGCTGTTGAAGTGATTAGTCAGGAACGCCGCTTGCCTCGGTTACTGGAAACCCTGATGACTATTTTGCAAGAAAACACCTTGGCGCGGCGTTGTGTGCTCATGCTGCAGGAGGACCAGCAGTATCTGATTCAGGCCGAATCCTCGGTGGAACGTGCTGAAATCCAGGTGATGCAGAATCAAGCCTATGATCAGACAGCCGATTTGCCACTGCGAGTAATCAATTATGTGATGGCTTCGCATGAACCGATTTTATTAGATGATGCCTGCCACTACGCGGTATTTGCTAATGACCCCTACTTTACCCGTTATCAGGTGCTGTCTGTTCTTTGTGTGCCTTTGATGATTCAAGGGCAGGTAAAAGGGATTGTTTACCTGGAAAATGACACGGCAGCAGGGGTGTTTACCCAGGACCGGTTTGCCTTGTTGCGTTACCTTGGCGGGCAAATTGCTATTTCGATTGAAAACGCGTTGGTTTACCAAAAGCTGGAGCAGAAGGTGGGGGAGCGCACCCAGGATATCGAACGTCAGAAGCAGGAGTTGCAGCATCAGTACGATACCATTCGTCACCTGAACCAGCGACTGACCGAAGAAAATGATGAACGTAAACTGGCTGAACAAAAACTGCAGAACGCCAATCAACAGCTGCAGATACTGGCGACCACTGATGGGCTGACCGGAGTGAGTAACCGTCGTCATTTCAACCAGGTTCTGCAGCAGCAATACCTCTACTGCAAGCGGCATGAATTACCTTTTGCATTGCTGATCTGTGATCTGGATGAATTCAAAGCCTACAACGACCATTATGGACATCAGGCTGGAGACGAATGTTTGATTGCAGTGGCTGAGTGCTTCACCTCAGTGGTCAAGCGGCCTGGTGATCTGGTCGCTCGTTATGGTGGTGAAGAGTTTGCAGTGATTTTGTCTGCCACTGATCGTGAAGGCGCTCTGCACATCGCCGAACAGATTCACCAGGCCATTAAGCAACGTGATCTGGTGCATGAGGTATCTTCTGTAGCCTCTCGGGTCTCCATGAGTATTGGACTGAATGTGGGTCTGGAGGCGAATACGGATCAGTTGATTCTTCGGGCAGACAAGGCCCTGTATCGGGCTAAAAGTGCAGGTAAAAATCGTACCTGTGTTTTTACTGCTGATGACTGA
- a CDS encoding NAD(P)/FAD-dependent oxidoreductase, with the protein MAKQDADIIVLGAGVIGLSCALALQRAGLKVLVLDRKGVAAEASQGNAGAFAFTEVEPLATPGIMRKAPRWLLDPLGPLSLPLGYALTFAPWMLRFWRASWRDRYEQSTRAQTALMQLSKQCLEELITSMQAEEMIRREGQLQLYEGEAEFNASQESLKLKQAQGIEVEVLTGPAAIAAIQPGLSEQFTHAVYTPAWMNVCNPATWVERLSQHFHEAGGEIAITHVSAIQPDSDSVTLLTDQGNKTADKIILACGAWSKSLAQGIGDRLPLDTERGYNTTLPAGAFELKTHLTFPAHGFVVSRIDEGVRVGGAVEFGGLQRPPNYKRSQTLLNKAKHFLPGLNTADGVQWMGFRPSMPDSLPVISHASQSDRVIYCFGHGHLGLTQSAGSAQLVKDLVLGEASSIDRTPFSATRFH; encoded by the coding sequence ATGGCAAAACAGGATGCAGATATCATTGTGCTAGGTGCAGGCGTCATTGGACTGAGTTGTGCTCTGGCGCTACAACGTGCCGGTCTTAAGGTACTGGTTCTTGACCGCAAAGGTGTTGCAGCGGAGGCCAGTCAGGGGAATGCGGGGGCATTTGCCTTTACCGAAGTGGAGCCCCTGGCTACCCCTGGTATTATGCGCAAAGCCCCTCGCTGGCTGCTCGACCCACTGGGGCCACTTTCCCTGCCTCTTGGCTATGCACTGACATTTGCGCCCTGGATGCTACGCTTCTGGCGTGCCAGCTGGCGTGATCGTTATGAACAATCGACTCGTGCACAAACGGCACTCATGCAACTGTCCAAGCAGTGTCTGGAAGAGCTTATCACGTCGATGCAGGCTGAAGAGATGATTCGACGCGAGGGGCAGCTGCAGCTATACGAGGGAGAAGCCGAGTTTAATGCCAGTCAGGAAAGCCTGAAACTAAAACAGGCACAGGGTATCGAGGTAGAAGTGCTTACCGGGCCAGCCGCTATTGCCGCTATTCAGCCCGGTCTATCTGAGCAATTCACCCATGCAGTCTACACACCGGCCTGGATGAATGTATGCAATCCTGCCACCTGGGTTGAGCGACTGTCCCAGCATTTCCACGAGGCGGGTGGCGAGATCGCCATTACTCATGTCAGTGCCATTCAACCTGATTCAGATAGCGTCACGCTGCTCACTGACCAAGGTAACAAAACAGCCGATAAAATCATTCTGGCCTGTGGTGCCTGGTCGAAATCACTGGCGCAGGGCATCGGTGATCGTTTACCACTGGATACAGAACGCGGTTACAACACCACACTTCCTGCTGGAGCCTTTGAGCTTAAAACCCACCTGACATTTCCCGCACACGGATTCGTGGTCTCACGTATTGACGAGGGTGTTCGTGTCGGCGGTGCGGTCGAATTTGGCGGTTTGCAACGACCACCGAATTATAAACGGTCACAAACACTGCTCAACAAAGCCAAGCACTTTTTGCCCGGATTAAACACAGCCGATGGTGTCCAGTGGATGGGTTTCAGACCATCCATGCCCGACAGCCTACCGGTCATCAGCCATGCTAGCCAGTCTGATCGGGTGATCTATTGCTTTGGCCATGGTCACCTGGGCCTGACCCAGTCGGCCGGATCAGCCCAACTGGTAAAGGATCTGGTGCTGGGTGAAGCTTCGTCGATTGACCGGACACCCTTTAGTGCGACGCGGTTTCACTAA
- the cydX gene encoding cytochrome bd-I oxidase subunit CydX, with protein MWYFAWILGVLLACAFGIINVMWLEAEEEFDQE; from the coding sequence ATGTGGTACTTCGCCTGGATACTCGGTGTATTACTGGCCTGCGCTTTCGGCATCATCAACGTGATGTGGCTGGAAGCTGAAGAAGAGTTTGATCAGGAGTAA
- the cydB gene encoding cytochrome d ubiquinol oxidase subunit II encodes MIFDYETLKLAWWILIGVLLIGFAVTDGFDMGGCAILPLVAKTDEERRVVINTMAPHWDGNQVWFITAGGALFAAWPLVYAAAFSGLYWAMLLVLFALFLRPVGFDYRSKMEDPRWRNAWDWALVVGGAVPALVFGVAFGNLLQGVPFQYDELIRPSYHGSFFALLNPYALLCGVVSLSMLSLHGAVWVQMRTKEQVEQRARFYARIFALVCAASFALAGLWLAMGIEGYQILSMPAKDAASNPLLKEVIRVEGAWLSNYADYPLTLLAPLLGFAGVLGAFLLTSIRLPALAFVCSALGITGIILTAGVSMFPFVMPSSLMPSASLTLWDAASSAGTLMVMTWAVVIFVPMILAYTFWCYRAMWQKIGVSFIKDNSHSLY; translated from the coding sequence ATGATCTTTGATTATGAAACCTTAAAGCTGGCCTGGTGGATACTTATTGGTGTATTACTGATCGGCTTTGCCGTCACCGATGGCTTTGATATGGGCGGCTGTGCCATCCTGCCACTGGTCGCTAAAACTGATGAAGAGCGCCGCGTAGTCATTAACACCATGGCTCCCCATTGGGATGGCAATCAGGTCTGGTTTATCACCGCAGGGGGTGCACTCTTTGCCGCCTGGCCACTGGTCTATGCAGCTGCCTTCTCGGGGCTTTACTGGGCCATGCTACTGGTATTGTTTGCGCTGTTCCTGCGCCCGGTCGGTTTTGATTATCGCTCCAAAATGGAAGATCCGCGCTGGCGTAATGCCTGGGACTGGGCGCTGGTTGTAGGTGGAGCCGTACCGGCGTTGGTATTTGGTGTAGCCTTTGGCAACTTGCTTCAAGGCGTACCTTTTCAGTATGACGAACTGATTCGCCCTTCCTACCATGGCAGCTTCTTTGCCCTGCTCAACCCTTATGCCCTGCTCTGTGGTGTCGTCAGCTTATCGATGCTCAGTTTACATGGTGCTGTCTGGGTACAGATGCGCACCAAAGAACAGGTTGAACAGCGCGCAAGATTTTATGCCCGCATCTTCGCCCTTGTCTGTGCCGCCAGCTTTGCACTGGCTGGTCTCTGGCTCGCCATGGGGATTGAAGGCTATCAAATCCTGTCCATGCCAGCTAAAGATGCCGCATCTAATCCATTGCTTAAAGAGGTGATTAGAGTGGAAGGTGCCTGGTTGAGTAACTACGCTGACTACCCCCTCACCTTATTGGCACCCTTGCTGGGCTTTGCCGGTGTACTCGGCGCTTTCCTACTAACCTCTATACGTCTTCCCGCACTGGCTTTTGTCTGCAGTGCACTGGGCATTACCGGCATTATCCTGACAGCAGGGGTCTCCATGTTCCCGTTTGTCATGCCGTCAAGCCTGATGCCCTCTGCCAGCCTCACCCTCTGGGATGCCGCCTCTAGCGCAGGCACTCTGATGGTCATGACCTGGGCCGTGGTTATTTTTGTACCGATGATCTTAGCCTACACCTTCTGGTGCTACCGCGCCATGTGGCAGAAAATCGGTGTCAGCTTTATTAAAGACAACAGCCATTCACTCTACTGA
- a CDS encoding cytochrome ubiquinol oxidase subunit I, translating into MITEALADISRLQFALTAMYHFLFVPLTIGMAFMLAIMESVYVMTGKQVYKDMTKFWGKLFGINFALGVTTGLTMEFQFGTNWSYYSHYVGDVFGAPLAIEGLMAFFLESTFVGLFFFGWDRLTKVKHLMVTWLVAIGSNFSALWILVANGWMQHPVGAEFNYETMRMEMTSFYELVMSPVAQVKFVHTVSAGYVTASVFVLAISAYYLLRGRDIAFARRSFAIASAFGLAASLSVILLGDESGYELGDVQKTKLAAIEAEWETHPAPAAFTLIGIPNHEEMNTDYAVKIPYALGLIATRSTTEEVKGIKDLIEEHEVRIRNGMIAYGLLQQLRNGEATDDVRAAFNETKKDLGYGLLLQRYTAEIVDATDAQIRMAAEDTIPAVGPMFWAFRIMVAAGFWMLLVFALSFYYTARRTAWKKTWLLKAALFTLPIPWIASESGWFVAEFGRQPWAVGEILPTFNAVSILTVNEIILSLSLFILFYTILATIEIFLMQHFIRKGPSSLKTGRYHYEQPERINNTTQTVKA; encoded by the coding sequence ATGATTACTGAAGCGCTCGCAGATATTTCCCGCCTGCAATTCGCGCTCACCGCGATGTATCACTTTCTGTTTGTACCACTCACCATTGGCATGGCTTTTATGCTGGCTATTATGGAATCAGTCTATGTGATGACTGGCAAACAGGTCTACAAAGACATGACCAAATTCTGGGGCAAGCTCTTTGGTATCAACTTTGCTTTGGGCGTTACTACCGGACTGACAATGGAATTCCAGTTTGGTACTAACTGGTCTTACTATTCCCATTATGTCGGTGATGTTTTTGGTGCGCCACTGGCCATTGAAGGTCTCATGGCATTCTTTCTGGAATCCACCTTTGTCGGTTTATTTTTCTTCGGCTGGGACAGGCTCACTAAGGTCAAGCATTTAATGGTGACCTGGCTGGTAGCCATAGGATCAAATTTCTCTGCACTGTGGATTTTAGTCGCCAATGGCTGGATGCAACACCCGGTTGGTGCCGAATTCAACTATGAAACCATGCGCATGGAAATGACCAGTTTTTACGAGCTGGTCATGAGTCCGGTAGCCCAGGTCAAGTTTGTACACACCGTCTCAGCAGGCTATGTGACCGCATCAGTATTTGTACTAGCCATCAGCGCTTACTACCTGTTAAGGGGTCGCGACATAGCCTTTGCACGCCGTTCATTTGCTATCGCCAGCGCCTTTGGTTTGGCGGCATCCTTGTCGGTTATTTTGCTGGGTGACGAATCCGGTTATGAGCTGGGTGATGTGCAGAAAACCAAACTGGCGGCAATAGAAGCCGAGTGGGAAACCCACCCAGCACCAGCGGCGTTCACTCTCATCGGCATTCCCAACCATGAGGAAATGAACACTGATTATGCGGTAAAAATCCCCTACGCACTGGGTTTGATCGCAACCCGCTCCACCACCGAGGAGGTGAAAGGGATTAAGGATCTCATAGAAGAGCATGAAGTCCGTATTCGTAACGGTATGATTGCTTATGGTCTGCTGCAGCAATTACGCAATGGCGAGGCTACTGATGACGTCCGTGCGGCCTTTAACGAGACCAAAAAAGACTTGGGCTATGGTCTGTTGTTGCAGCGTTATACAGCCGAAATAGTTGATGCAACCGATGCACAGATCCGCATGGCTGCCGAAGATACCATTCCGGCCGTAGGTCCTATGTTCTGGGCGTTCCGCATCATGGTAGCCGCTGGCTTCTGGATGCTGTTAGTGTTTGCCTTAAGCTTTTATTACACTGCCCGGCGCACCGCATGGAAAAAAACCTGGTTGCTTAAAGCCGCTTTATTCACCCTTCCTATCCCCTGGATTGCCTCTGAATCCGGCTGGTTTGTTGCTGAGTTTGGCCGCCAACCCTGGGCCGTAGGTGAAATTCTACCGACCTTCAATGCAGTATCCATACTGACGGTGAATGAAATCATCCTGAGCCTGAGTCTGTTTATTCTCTTCTACACCATCCTGGCAACGATTGAGATTTTCCTGATGCAGCACTTTATCCGCAAAGGCCCAAGCAGTTTGAAGACCGGCAGATACCACTATGAGCAGCCTGAGCGCATCAATAACACCACTCAGACGGTTAAAGCCTGA
- a CDS encoding sigma-54 interaction domain-containing protein, with the protein MAEMIATDSGLSIVELSSLLDVIDEPAAIIALDYRILACNQAYQAIYAEGGQVLERTCYEVSHGYSVPCDQAGESCPLKRCHETGQRQRVLHLHNTPDGEEHVDVEMNPVRNATGELVCYLEIMHLVKEARATPGEGDGMVGRSPAFNRMLELLRRAAPSDIAVLLLGESGTGKELAARAVHDGSRRARGPFITVECSGLTESLFESELFGHERGAFTGAVGRKKGLIEAARGGTLFLDEIGEIPLPQQVKLLRLIETGTYRTVGGIEPLHADFRLVCATHRNLKQLVAQGLFRQDLYYRISAFPVILPALSDRPEDLGLLINSLLARIPGAEQVSVTEQAVKLLRQYSFPGNIRELRNILERGMLLTDDGRIGVQHLPPECLQVIEAGEAIPYSGFPDEEVIPLDQLERYYLQRITSRFSGDNRSLAERLGVSERTLYRKLSRLK; encoded by the coding sequence ATGGCAGAGATGATTGCAACAGATAGCGGACTTTCGATTGTGGAGTTGAGCTCATTACTGGATGTGATTGACGAGCCCGCGGCAATTATTGCGCTGGATTATCGGATACTGGCTTGCAATCAGGCTTATCAGGCAATCTATGCCGAGGGAGGGCAGGTACTGGAACGTACCTGCTATGAAGTATCCCACGGCTATAGCGTACCCTGTGATCAGGCGGGGGAATCCTGTCCATTAAAGCGTTGTCACGAGACCGGACAACGGCAACGGGTGCTACATCTTCACAACACGCCGGATGGTGAGGAGCATGTGGATGTGGAGATGAACCCGGTGCGCAATGCCACGGGCGAACTGGTCTGCTATCTGGAGATTATGCACCTGGTCAAAGAAGCCAGGGCAACGCCGGGTGAAGGTGATGGTATGGTGGGGCGCTCACCGGCGTTTAACAGGATGCTGGAACTGCTGCGTCGAGCAGCGCCTTCAGACATTGCTGTGCTGCTCTTGGGGGAGTCTGGTACGGGTAAGGAGTTGGCAGCCCGAGCCGTACATGATGGCAGTCGCCGTGCGCGTGGACCCTTTATCACGGTGGAATGTTCCGGGCTGACAGAGTCGTTGTTCGAAAGTGAATTGTTTGGTCATGAGCGGGGGGCGTTTACCGGTGCGGTCGGGCGTAAGAAGGGCTTGATCGAAGCGGCTCGCGGTGGGACGCTGTTTCTGGATGAAATTGGTGAAATTCCCTTGCCACAGCAGGTTAAGTTGTTACGTTTGATTGAAACAGGTACCTACCGTACTGTGGGGGGGATTGAGCCATTACATGCCGATTTTCGTCTGGTATGTGCTACTCACCGTAATCTCAAGCAGTTGGTTGCCCAGGGGCTTTTCCGTCAGGATCTTTATTACCGTATTTCAGCTTTTCCCGTTATTCTACCGGCGTTGTCGGATCGACCTGAAGATCTTGGATTGTTGATTAACTCGCTGCTGGCGCGCATACCCGGTGCCGAGCAGGTGAGTGTCACAGAGCAGGCAGTCAAGCTGTTACGTCAGTACAGTTTCCCTGGCAATATTCGCGAACTGCGAAATATTTTAGAGCGGGGGATGTTGCTGACAGATGACGGCCGTATTGGCGTGCAGCATCTGCCACCTGAGTGTCTGCAAGTGATAGAAGCGGGTGAAGCGATACCCTATTCCGGTTTCCCGGATGAAGAGGTCATTCCGCTCGATCAACTCGAGCGTTATTATCTGCAGCGCATCACATCCCGCTTCAGTGGCGATAACCGTTCATTGGCTGAGCGTCTGGGAGTGAGTGAACGTACATTGTATCGTAAGTTAAGTCGGTTGAAATAA
- a CDS encoding elongation factor P hydroxylase, translating to MSEHDYQDLIRIFNQCFEADYNTRLVRGDDEPIYLPADAERTYHAIYFAHGFYSSGLHEIAHWLIAGPQRRFLEDFGYWYEPDGRSAAQQAEFERVEVKPQATEWILADAAGFRFRVSSDNLNGEVTDNSAFKQAVYEQVGAYIQQGLPERTACLRDALCHFYKTPINLCYSRFDLTTL from the coding sequence ATGTCAGAGCATGACTACCAGGACTTGATCCGCATTTTTAATCAATGCTTTGAGGCCGACTATAACACCCGCCTGGTGCGTGGTGATGATGAGCCGATTTACCTTCCGGCTGATGCTGAACGAACTTACCATGCTATCTATTTTGCCCATGGTTTTTATAGCAGTGGCTTGCACGAAATCGCCCACTGGCTGATAGCCGGTCCTCAGCGGCGCTTCTTAGAAGACTTTGGCTATTGGTATGAACCGGATGGTCGTAGTGCAGCCCAGCAAGCCGAATTTGAACGGGTGGAGGTGAAACCTCAGGCAACCGAGTGGATACTGGCTGATGCAGCCGGTTTCCGCTTTCGTGTCAGTAGCGATAATCTTAATGGCGAAGTCACGGATAACAGTGCCTTTAAACAGGCCGTGTATGAGCAAGTGGGTGCGTATATCCAGCAAGGGTTGCCTGAGCGCACGGCATGCTTGCGTGACGCTCTATGTCATTTTTACAAGACTCCCATCAACCTGTGTTACAGTCGATTTGACCTGACAACCCTTTAA